A segment of the Methanothermococcus thermolithotrophicus DSM 2095 genome:
ACGACGGTACCACATTTACAATTGTTATGAACTTTACAAGTACTAACATAGTAACTGCTGACAAAACATTAGGAACCTCAGACTGGGTAAAACTCAATGGAACTACAGTATGGGGAGGAGCAGACGACAGCTCATTCTTAGTAGTTGCATTACAAGATGCTGATAAATCAGTTGTTCAGAATGCAGTTATCAACAAAGGGGATTTAGTAGCAATCCTTATAAACTCTGAAGCAGCATTCAATGCAGAAATACCTGAAAGAAAAGGTGTTTCAGGTAAATTACAACCAGAGTTTGGAGCTCCTGCAGTTATGGAGTTCACAACACCTGTTGCATACACTCAAGAAATTATGGAATTGCAGTAATGCCTCCATTAAAAAAAGGAGGGTAGGTTAATGAAAATAGCACAGTTTATTAAAGACAAGAAGGGTGCCTCTGGTATTGGTACCTTAATTGTCTTTATTGCCATGGTATTAGTTGCTGCAGTTGCAGCAAGTGTTTTAATTAACACAAGCGGATTCTTACAACAAAAAGCATCCAGCACAGGTAAAGAAAGTACAGAACAGGTAGCTAGTGGATTAATGACCAGTGGTGTAACTGGTCACATCTACAAGTACGGCACTACCTACTATGATTTAGATAAAATGGCAGTATATATTTTACCAAACGCTGGAAGCGCTCCAATCGACTTGAAGGAAGCTAAATTGTTCCTTACATACGATGGTAAAAGCGTAGTATTAAACTACAGCGATAAATTAGATGCTACAGCTGGAGAAACTAATGTATTCAGCTTGACAAATGCATTTAATATAAACTATTCAAATGTATCGCACCCTGTAACAACTACAGATCTTATAAATGATGCACCATCTGCATTTGATATAAACTATACAGCTGCTGGTTACCCAACAACAGAGACAATACTTATAAACGGTACCACAGACAGGATCAACATAACATCAAACAATGCTGCTTTAGTAGAGATATTCAAAGGTCTAAGGGTAGGAGACACAGTGACTGTAGATACCAATGCCACTAATTGGACATCAGCGACAGCCGCTAATGCCCTCGTAGAAAATGTGATAGACCTAGGTACTGGAGATTACAAAGTTGTATTAAACTTCTCAACTAATGTGATAGATGATACATCCACTACAACAACATTAGGATCTAGCGATTGGGTAAAACTCAATGGATCAGTATATGTGGATAAAATCAAAATTGCCACAACTAATTCAAAATTAAAAGCAGTATTAAAAGGATTATCAGTTGGAGATAAGGTAACAGTATTATCCAACAAGACGATAACTTCAGAAAATATAACTACCATAGACAGCACATTATACGATGGTACTACATTTACAATTACCATGAACTTCACAAATTATAGTATAATATCTGCAAGTGAGACATTAGGAACCTCAGACTGGGTAAAACTCAATGGAACTACAGTATGGGGAGGAGCAGACGACAGCTCATTCTTAGTAGTTGCATTACAAGATGCTGATAAATCAGTTGTTCAGAATGCAGTTATCAACAAAGGGGATTTAGTAGCAATCCTTATAAACTCTGAAGCAGCACTCGGTAAAGAAATACCTGAAAGAAAAGGTGTTTCAGGTAAATTACAACCAGAGTTTGGAGCTCCTGCAGTTATGGAGTTCACAACACCTGTTGCATACACTCAAGAAATTATGGAATTACAATAAACTAAGCTATAATAAATATCCTCATTGAAAATGGGAGGTAACAATTATGAAAATATTCGAATTCTTAAAGAACAAAAAAGGTGCCTCTGGTATTGGTACCTTAATTGTCTTTATTGCCATGGTATTAGTTGCTGCAGTTGCAGCAAGTGTTTTAATTAACACAAGCGGATTCTTACAACAAAAAGCATCCAGCACAGGTAAAGAAAGTACAGAACAGGTAGCTAGTGGATTACAAACACTACAAGTCTTAGGTATGCACAACAATGCAAACATAAACTACACCGCAATCTACATATCTCCAAATGCTGGAAGTGCTCCAATCGATTTAGAACAGGCAGTAGTTATGATGTCCGATGGTGCTACCAAATTAGTAGCAAAATACAACGACACCAGTAATGATTACGATAGCTTAACAAGCGGTGGATCAGTATTTGAATCAGATGTATGGAACAGCGTAAAAAACACAGAATTTGGAATCATAGTAATTCAAGATGCAGATGGATCATGTAAGAATACTACACCAGTTATAAACAAAGGAGATATCGTAGCTATAGCATTGAACACAACCGGATTAAGTATGGACCCAAGATCTGAAATAACCGGAACAATAACCCCAGAATTCGGAGCTCCAGCGATAATATCATTCACAACACCTGCAACATACTTAGATGATTCAAGAATCATACAGCTTCAATAAATACCCCGATATTCTTTAAAAGCCCTTAATTTCTTATTTTTTTTATTGAGATAAGGAGGAGCATATATGTTAAAAAAATTCTTTAAAAATAGGAGGGGTGCTGTAGGTATCGGTACGCTGATTATATTCATTGCACTCGTATTGGTTGCAGCAGTAGCTGCTTCCGTAATTATAAACACAGCAGGAAAGTTGCAGCATAAGGCATCTATTGTAGGTCAGCAAAGTACTCAGCAGGTTGCAAGCGGAATACAAGTTATTAAAGTTATAGGCTATGGTTCCGGAAACATAACTAAAATGGCAATACTGGTATCTCCAAACATAGGAGATGAAGTTGATCTATCATCCACGATCGTTTCTCTATCAAATGGCGATAGGAAGGTATCTTTAGTGTACTCAGGATACATCGAGCATGTTGAAGATAGTGGCTCTAAAGATATATTTAACATAACTGGCGCATGGCCTCTTGCTGATAATTATCCAGATCCAGAATTTGGGTTAATAGTATTACAAGACGCCGATGGTTCAACAAATAGCACCGCGCATCCTACAGTAAACTATGGAGACAAGGTTATCATAGCAATCGACCTCACCAATAGCCTCGGACCGATAGCTGAAAGACAAAAAGTATTTGGAGAAGTAATTCCCGAATATGGGGCTTCAGGAATAATTGACTTTAGGGCACCGTCAGCCTTCGTTGATGCTGTAACTGTTCTTCAATAATTAGGTGAAAAAAATGCCAAACATCTCTGAAATAATTGAAGAAATAAAAAAAAAATAGCATTTAGTAAAGGGAAAAAAAAGGAGGAACTTGAAGTTGAGGAAGAATTTAGAATAGATGAGGAAATAATCGAAGATACTGGTGAAGATCTAGCAGCAGCAAATGAAGAACTTCTCGCCAAAATAAGTGAACTTGAATCAAGATTTCCAAAAATAGAAATGATGGTCACCAATATCAGAAAAGAAAACGAAAGTCTCAGAAACGACATAAATAAAATAAACGAAAATTTCCAGGACATAATGGCACTCTACGAAGTAGTTTCAAACCAGATAAATCCATTTATAGGAATTTCAAAAGTTACAGCAACCAGCATGGAAAAAATTGAAAGACTAGAGTATGAAGCGGATCACCTCAGAAAAAAGGTAAAGGAATTACAGAACGATATCGTGATACTTGCAAATATATACCTAGAGCAGCACGACATAGATTTGGACGAAATTATTAATGAAGTGCTTGCAGATGAAGAAATCTCCAAAGCAATATCCGGAGAGGATATAGATGGTTAATAAGGTAGATATGGAATATTCTTCCGACCTAATGGAAGAATATTTGACTGAGGATGAATTGGAAGAATATATGGACAATTTAAGAACAAAAGTCCCATCATTTATTATTGAATTATTAAAAAATAATTTAAAAAATAGAAGATTAACAAGGGAACAGTTAGATAAAATTGTAAATCGTGTTACAGATCTTTATTTTGGCAAGAAATCCGAAGATAAAACAAAAGAGCTCACTGCCAAAATTAATGATCTAAGTAGTAAACTAGATGCATTGATGAAGGTTGCTGCAATATCTTCCGCAACGAAAGTTTCCGAAGATATTAAAAAAGAATTAGGAGATTTGGAAGAAGAATCTTCTGAAGAAGAAATTAAAACAGAAAATCCAGAAGAAGTAGAAAAAACAGAAGAAAAGGTAGAAGGGCTAATCGAAGAAAAAGAAGAAATAAAACCGCCAGAACCAGAATCGACTCCTGAAGCTGTAGAAGAGGAAAAAGAACCAGTGGTAGAAGAAAAACCCGTGAAAAAGGAAAAAGAAGAGAAAGAAGAAATTAAGGAAAAAGAACTCCAAAAAGCTAAGGAAGAAAATATTAAAGAAGTTCATACAGGCGAGGAGGTAATCATTATGCCATCTGACTTAACTCCAGTAACCGAAGAAAAATATAGACTTGAAGAATTACCTGAAGATACGGTATCTACAATGCTGGCCTTCAAATGGCTTGAATTCTTAACAAGTAGAGTTGGATCAAGCAACCTGATC
Coding sequences within it:
- a CDS encoding flagellin → MLKKFFKNRRGAVGIGTLIIFIALVLVAAVAASVIINTAGKLQHKASIVGQQSTQQVASGIQVIKVIGYGSGNITKMAILVSPNIGDEVDLSSTIVSLSNGDRKVSLVYSGYIEHVEDSGSKDIFNITGAWPLADNYPDPEFGLIVLQDADGSTNSTAHPTVNYGDKVIIAIDLTNSLGPIAERQKVFGEVIPEYGASGIIDFRAPSAFVDAVTVLQ
- a CDS encoding flagellin, whose product is MKIFEFLKNKKGASGIGTLIVFIAMVLVAAVAASVLINTSGFLQQKASSTGKESTEQVASGLQTLQVLGMHNNANINYTAIYISPNAGSAPIDLEQAVVMMSDGATKLVAKYNDTSNDYDSLTSGGSVFESDVWNSVKNTEFGIIVIQDADGSCKNTTPVINKGDIVAIALNTTGLSMDPRSEITGTITPEFGAPAIISFTTPATYLDDSRIIQLQ
- a CDS encoding flagella accessory protein C; translated protein: MMVTNIRKENESLRNDINKINENFQDIMALYEVVSNQINPFIGISKVTATSMEKIERLEYEADHLRKKVKELQNDIVILANIYLEQHDIDLDEIINEVLADEEISKAISGEDIDG
- a CDS encoding FlaD/FlaE family flagellar protein, whose product is MVNKVDMEYSSDLMEEYLTEDELEEYMDNLRTKVPSFIIELLKNNLKNRRLTREQLDKIVNRVTDLYFGKKSEDKTKELTAKINDLSSKLDALMKVAAISSATKVSEDIKKELGDLEEESSEEEIKTENPEEVEKTEEKVEGLIEEKEEIKPPEPESTPEAVEEEKEPVVEEKPVKKEKEEKEEIKEKELQKAKEENIKEVHTGEEVIIMPSDLTPVTEEKYRLEELPEDTVSTMLAFKWLEFLTSRVGSSNLIDTLDYYYNLKWISSKVVSKLIKISKNLKYFHEDLNWKPTNKMTPEDHVVSLLYIEKLGGRPVPMDELESVEREITRIKKWSEELQNL
- a CDS encoding archaellin/type IV pilin N-terminal domain-containing protein gives rise to the protein MKIAQFIKDKKGASGIGTLIVFIAMVLVAAVAASVLINTSGFLQQKASSTGKESTEQVASGLMTSGVTGHIYKYGTTYYDLDKMAVYILPNAGSAPIDLKEAKLFLTYDGKSVVLNYSDKLDATAGETNVFSLTNAFNINYSNVSHPVTTTDLINDAPSAFDINYTAAGYPTTETILINGTTDRINITSNNAALVEIFKGLRVGDTVTVDTNATNWTSATAANALVENVIDLGTGDYKVVLNFSTNVIDDTSTTTTLGSSDWVKLNGSVYVDKIKIATTNSKLKAVLKGLSVGDKVTVLSNKTITSENITTIDSTLYDGTTFTITMNFTNYSIISASETLGTSDWVKLNGTTVWGGADDSSFLVVALQDADKSVVQNAVINKGDLVAILINSEAALGKEIPERKGVSGKLQPEFGAPAVMEFTTPVAYTQEIMELQ